Proteins co-encoded in one Acidimicrobiales bacterium genomic window:
- a CDS encoding hydantoinase/oxoprolinase family protein, with the protein MGARIGADVGGTFTDIVLESDGALHSTKVLTTHDAPERGILDGIARVATEAGVDLADVEQVIHGTTLATNALIERRGATTALVTTEGFRDVIETRTESRYEQYDLNIVLPRPLVERKDRFVVAERLNARGEVLVPFDEAGARDVIGRLRDGGYEAVAVGFLHSYRNPVHEQRFRDLLLAELPDIAVSISSEVSPQMREYERFNTVCANAYVQPLMASYVVRLRDQLRERGATCPLHLIHSGGGLIDVDTAAAFPVRLVESGPAGGAIFAADLAQRYGRDRVLSYDMGGTTAKISLIEDYTPQTAKTFEVDRTARFKKGSGMPISIPVIDMIEIGAGGGSIASVDGLGQIRIGPRSAGSEPGPAAYDRGGTEATITDANVELGRLHPDTFGATDITLSPDRALEAIAAGVGAPLDMEAHLAAVGIVEVVDENMANAARVHAVENGKDLAGYSMIAFGGGAPLHAARLLDKLGLDELIVPPGAGVGSAIGFLRAPFSYEAVRSFYTTTTDFDVVGANRVLDELTREATSFVRAGTDAEVTVQRQVAMRYKGQGWEIPVTIETDTFDDLAAESLRHAFTKAYVEFFGRAIDDVVIEVVSWAVRVASVVAATPPIELTTSHDHDIVPDSTRPIHDAVLGHDADAAIVQRDALPAGARLAGPAVIVEPQTTTVLAGHHQAVVQTDGSLLITTQPRAATMPR; encoded by the coding sequence ATGGGCGCCCGCATCGGGGCCGACGTGGGCGGCACGTTCACCGACATCGTTCTGGAATCCGACGGCGCGCTGCACAGCACCAAGGTGCTCACCACCCACGATGCGCCCGAGCGCGGCATCCTCGACGGAATCGCCCGAGTCGCGACTGAGGCCGGGGTCGACCTGGCCGACGTCGAGCAGGTGATCCACGGCACCACGCTGGCCACCAACGCGCTCATCGAACGCCGTGGCGCAACGACCGCGCTCGTCACCACCGAAGGGTTTCGCGACGTCATCGAGACCCGCACCGAGAGCCGCTACGAGCAATACGACCTGAACATCGTGCTCCCGCGCCCGCTCGTCGAACGCAAGGACCGCTTCGTCGTCGCCGAGCGGCTCAATGCCCGCGGCGAAGTACTCGTGCCGTTCGACGAAGCGGGGGCGCGAGACGTGATCGGCCGGCTCCGTGACGGCGGCTACGAGGCCGTCGCCGTGGGGTTTCTGCACAGCTATCGCAACCCGGTGCACGAGCAGCGTTTCCGTGACCTGCTGCTCGCCGAACTCCCCGACATCGCCGTGTCGATCAGCAGCGAAGTGTCACCGCAAATGCGTGAGTACGAGCGCTTCAACACCGTGTGCGCCAACGCCTACGTGCAACCGCTGATGGCGTCCTACGTCGTGCGGCTCCGCGACCAGCTGCGCGAACGGGGAGCCACCTGCCCGCTCCATCTGATCCACTCCGGTGGCGGCCTCATCGACGTCGACACCGCAGCTGCCTTCCCGGTCCGCCTCGTCGAATCGGGCCCAGCCGGCGGCGCGATCTTCGCGGCCGACCTCGCCCAGCGCTACGGCCGCGATCGGGTGCTCTCCTACGACATGGGTGGCACCACGGCGAAGATCAGCCTGATCGAGGACTACACGCCGCAGACGGCGAAGACCTTCGAGGTCGATCGCACGGCCCGCTTCAAGAAGGGCAGCGGCATGCCGATCTCGATCCCGGTGATCGACATGATCGAGATCGGTGCCGGCGGCGGCTCCATCGCGAGCGTCGACGGGCTCGGTCAGATCCGCATCGGACCCAGGAGCGCGGGTAGCGAGCCAGGGCCCGCCGCGTACGACCGCGGCGGCACCGAGGCCACCATCACCGACGCCAACGTCGAGCTCGGTCGGCTGCACCCCGACACGTTCGGCGCCACCGACATCACGCTCTCGCCCGACCGGGCGCTCGAGGCGATCGCCGCGGGCGTCGGTGCGCCCCTCGACATGGAGGCCCACCTCGCCGCCGTCGGCATCGTCGAGGTCGTCGACGAGAACATGGCCAACGCAGCCCGCGTGCACGCCGTGGAGAACGGCAAGGACCTCGCCGGCTACTCCATGATCGCGTTCGGTGGTGGCGCGCCGCTCCACGCCGCCCGTCTGCTCGACAAGCTCGGACTCGACGAACTGATCGTGCCGCCCGGCGCCGGGGTCGGTTCGGCCATCGGGTTCCTGCGGGCGCCGTTCAGCTACGAGGCCGTGCGCAGCTTCTACACGACCACGACGGACTTCGACGTCGTCGGCGCCAACCGGGTGCTCGACGAGCTGACCCGCGAAGCGACCAGCTTCGTGCGGGCCGGCACCGACGCCGAGGTGACCGTCCAGCGGCAGGTGGCGATGCGCTACAAGGGCCAGGGTTGGGAGATCCCTGTCACGATCGAGACCGACACCTTCGACGACCTCGCCGCCGAATCGCTGCGCCACGCGTTCACGAAGGCCTACGTCGAGTTCTTCGGCCGGGCCATCGACGACGTGGTCATCGAGGTGGTGAGTTGGGCGGTGCGGGTCGCGTCGGTCGTAGCGGCCACTCCCCCGATCGAGCTCACGACGAGCCACGACCACGACATCGTCCCCGATTCGACCCGCCCCATCCACGACGCCGTCCTGGGGCACGATGCCGACGCCGCCATCGTCCAGCGCGACGCGCTGCCCGCGGGCGCCCGCCTCGCCGGCCCTGCGGTCATCGTCGAACCCCAGACCACCACCGTGCTGGCCGGCCATCACCAGGCCGTCGTGCAGACCGACGGCTCCCTGCTGATCACCACCCAGCCGCGAGCAGCGACGATGCCCCGATGA
- a CDS encoding hydantoinase B/oxoprolinase family protein has protein sequence MSERELQNQVMWNRLISVVEEQAVTLVRTAFSTSVREAGDLSAGVFDRDGRMIAQAVTGTPGHVNTMAAALAHFIDDIGLERIFPGDVYITNDPWKGTGHLHDITVATPVFHRDTMIGFFASTAHVVDVGGRGYGPDAHEVYEEGICIPIMKWAERGALNHDLVTIIRNNVREADQVVGDVHGLAACNETGRRRLLAMLDEFDLPDLDELADFVFERTRRATLSALAPVPKGVYRNEMTVDGYDHTLTLAVTLTIDDDGMHADFTGTSPTSAFGINVPLTYAQAYFTYGMLVALAPELPNNFASLAPFTVSAPPGVILNAQRPEPVAVRHVIGHFVTDLCLGAIAQALPDIVPAEGAGALWNFQASARSASADDPQPPVEILMFNSGGTGARPTLDGLAATAFPSGVRTMSTEATEQVGPIIVWRKELRPDSGGAGQHRGGLGQIIEVGPADGYLFEFSAMFDRVANPARGRAGGGNGAPGNVALDDGTPFATKGRQTVPADRRLVMHLPGGGGFGDAADRDPDDIAHDRLQGYVTDDGSG, from the coding sequence ATGAGCGAACGCGAACTCCAGAACCAGGTGATGTGGAACCGGCTGATCTCCGTGGTCGAAGAGCAGGCCGTCACCCTCGTGCGCACCGCATTCTCCACCTCGGTGCGCGAGGCCGGCGACCTCAGCGCCGGTGTGTTCGACCGCGACGGCCGCATGATCGCCCAGGCCGTCACCGGGACACCCGGCCACGTCAACACGATGGCGGCCGCGCTGGCCCACTTCATCGACGACATCGGGCTCGAGCGGATCTTTCCCGGCGATGTCTACATCACCAACGATCCGTGGAAGGGCACCGGCCATCTCCACGACATCACCGTGGCCACCCCCGTGTTCCATCGCGACACCATGATCGGTTTCTTCGCCTCCACTGCCCACGTCGTCGACGTCGGCGGCCGCGGCTACGGGCCCGACGCACACGAGGTCTACGAGGAAGGCATCTGCATCCCGATCATGAAGTGGGCCGAACGGGGCGCACTCAACCACGACCTCGTCACGATCATCCGCAACAACGTGCGCGAGGCCGACCAGGTCGTCGGTGACGTCCACGGACTGGCGGCGTGCAACGAGACCGGCCGACGACGGCTGCTCGCCATGCTCGACGAATTCGATCTCCCCGACCTCGACGAGCTCGCCGACTTCGTCTTCGAGCGCACCCGCCGGGCCACGCTCTCCGCGCTCGCCCCCGTACCGAAGGGTGTCTATCGCAACGAGATGACGGTCGACGGCTACGACCACACCCTCACGCTTGCCGTCACCTTGACCATCGACGACGACGGCATGCACGCCGACTTCACGGGCACCTCCCCCACCAGCGCGTTCGGCATCAACGTGCCGCTCACCTACGCCCAGGCCTATTTCACCTACGGCATGCTCGTGGCCCTCGCCCCGGAGCTGCCCAACAACTTCGCCTCGCTCGCCCCCTTCACCGTCTCGGCCCCACCCGGCGTGATCCTCAACGCGCAGCGCCCCGAACCGGTGGCGGTGCGCCATGTGATCGGCCACTTCGTCACCGACCTCTGCCTCGGCGCCATCGCCCAGGCGCTTCCCGACATCGTTCCCGCCGAGGGCGCCGGGGCCCTGTGGAACTTCCAGGCCAGCGCCCGCAGCGCCTCGGCCGACGACCCGCAACCGCCCGTCGAGATCCTGATGTTCAACAGCGGCGGCACCGGTGCCCGGCCGACGCTCGACGGCCTCGCCGCCACGGCGTTCCCCTCCGGCGTGCGCACGATGTCGACCGAGGCCACCGAACAGGTCGGACCCATCATCGTGTGGCGCAAGGAGCTACGCCCCGATTCCGGCGGCGCCGGACAGCACCGGGGCGGGCTGGGCCAGATCATCGAGGTCGGGCCGGCCGACGGCTACCTCTTCGAGTTCTCGGCCATGTTCGATCGCGTCGCCAATCCCGCCCGGGGTCGCGCCGGCGGCGGCAACGGCGCCCCCGGCAATGTCGCGCTCGACGACGGCACCCCGTTCGCGACGAAGGGTCGACAGACCGTGCCCGCCGATCGCCGTCTGGTCATGCACCTGCCCGGCGGTGGCGGCTTCGGCGATGCCGCCGACCGCGACCCCGACGACATCGCCCACGACCGCCTGCAGGGCTACGTGACCGACGACGGCTCAGGATGA
- a CDS encoding thiamine pyrophosphate-binding protein, translated as MSRWSGGRAIAESLVVHGVRATFGVPGESYLPVLDALVDTDIRVVTCRHEGGAAFMAEAWCKLTGEPGVCLVTRGPGATNAAIGVHAARQSSTAMVLLVGQVASAFHGREAFQEVDYRQMFGGLAKWVTELRSADDAAPMMAEAFHRAQEGRPGPVVVSLPEDALAGETDPTAAAPIPVVRGRPTGTEVEAIAARLTAARRPVFLVGGGAWTDDDRRVLTRLAEHLEAPVVAAFRRNDLIDNHSRVYAGEAGTAMPTAVRDTLTSADCVVALGVRFGEITTSSWTLWPAPRPDVDLIHVHPDADQLGKIYEPALGVAAHPGAVLADLASREMTPADPAWCRDRRRAFLATLDVPARPGSLDMGEVIARLQGLLPGDAIVTNGAGNFTVWPNKYLLYGPDGRLLAPQSGAMGYGLPAAIAAKVAHPDRTVVCFAGDGDLQMTIAELGTALQADAQPIVLLIDNGMYGTIRMHQERQFPGRVIGTDLENPDFVALARAYGMHAERVSHTPEFAPAFARAVDSSSGALLHLVVDPRQLTPTQSVEQARATATK; from the coding sequence ATGAGCCGATGGTCGGGTGGTCGGGCCATCGCCGAGAGCCTGGTCGTCCACGGTGTTCGGGCCACGTTCGGCGTACCCGGTGAGAGCTACCTGCCGGTGCTCGACGCGCTGGTCGACACCGACATCCGCGTGGTCACGTGTCGCCACGAGGGCGGCGCGGCCTTCATGGCCGAGGCATGGTGCAAGCTGACCGGCGAGCCCGGCGTGTGCCTCGTCACCCGGGGACCGGGAGCGACCAACGCCGCCATCGGCGTGCACGCCGCCCGTCAGTCGTCGACCGCGATGGTGCTTCTCGTCGGCCAGGTCGCTTCGGCGTTCCACGGCCGCGAGGCCTTCCAGGAGGTCGACTACCGGCAGATGTTCGGCGGATTGGCGAAATGGGTGACCGAGCTGCGGTCAGCCGACGATGCCGCCCCGATGATGGCCGAAGCATTCCATCGCGCCCAGGAGGGCCGCCCCGGACCCGTCGTGGTGTCGTTGCCCGAGGATGCGCTCGCCGGTGAAACCGACCCGACGGCGGCAGCACCCATACCGGTCGTCAGGGGCCGACCCACCGGGACCGAGGTCGAGGCGATCGCCGCCCGCCTGACGGCGGCTCGGCGGCCCGTGTTCCTGGTCGGCGGCGGCGCCTGGACCGACGACGACCGTCGAGTCCTCACGCGTCTGGCCGAGCATCTCGAGGCGCCGGTGGTGGCCGCTTTCCGCCGCAACGACCTCATCGACAACCACAGTCGTGTCTACGCCGGTGAGGCCGGCACCGCGATGCCCACGGCCGTGCGCGACACCCTGACGAGCGCCGATTGTGTCGTGGCGCTGGGCGTGCGCTTCGGCGAGATCACCACCTCGTCCTGGACTCTGTGGCCGGCCCCTCGGCCCGACGTCGACCTCATCCACGTCCATCCTGATGCCGACCAGCTCGGGAAGATCTACGAGCCGGCACTCGGGGTGGCGGCGCACCCGGGCGCGGTCCTCGCCGATCTTGCGAGCCGCGAGATGACGCCGGCGGACCCCGCATGGTGCCGGGACCGGCGACGCGCGTTTCTTGCCACGCTCGACGTGCCGGCGCGGCCGGGCTCGCTCGACATGGGAGAGGTCATCGCCCGGTTGCAGGGGCTCCTCCCGGGTGACGCCATCGTCACCAACGGGGCCGGCAACTTCACGGTCTGGCCGAACAAGTACCTGCTCTACGGGCCCGACGGCCGGCTCCTCGCGCCGCAGAGCGGCGCGATGGGCTACGGACTGCCGGCCGCGATCGCGGCGAAGGTGGCCCACCCCGACCGCACCGTCGTGTGTTTCGCGGGTGACGGTGATCTCCAGATGACCATCGCCGAGCTCGGCACCGCACTCCAGGCGGACGCGCAGCCGATCGTGCTGTTGATCGACAACGGCATGTACGGCACCATCCGCATGCACCAGGAACGGCAGTTCCCGGGTCGGGTGATCGGTACCGACTTGGAGAACCCCGACTTCGTTGCGCTCGCACGGGCCTACGGCATGCACGCCGAGAGGGTCTCGCACACCCCCGAGTTCGCTCCGGCCTTCGCTCGAGCGGTCGATTCGTCCAGTGGCGCGTTGCTCCACCTCGTGGTCGATCCACGACAGCTGACGCCCACGCAGTCCGTCGAGCAGGCACGGGCGACCGCCACGAAGTGA
- a CDS encoding branched-chain amino acid ABC transporter permease, whose product MSRALSALLFVLGVLLVFPGHASAQEEEGEEPAAPAFSGVLLNGEDPVEGATIDVRGSDGDFTGSVVTEVDGSWRVELPPRGGVYEVELDLTTLPEGVELSNAASAIASPRISQPGQQRVVNFLLGSGLTGGTSNADQFAQALVNGLKFGLIIAMSSIGLSLIFGTTGLINFAHGELVTFGAALAWWLNTQTIEATLILATVIAVIGGAALGGVAELGLMRPLRRRKLGAFQFVVVTIGCSLVGRQLIQIWIGEGNESYRQYQIQKPWDIGPFDLTPRDASIIGVSLVVLIGVATVLQLTRMGKAMRAVSDNADLASSSGIAVNRVILSVWVSGSALAALGGVLFGLSEVVEFDMGFRFLLLIFSAVVLGGLGTAYGAMAGGVVIGLVTEVSTVWVRPDLKFVWALLVLIIVLLVRPQGILGSKERVG is encoded by the coding sequence ATGTCACGCGCCCTGTCTGCCCTCTTGTTCGTCCTCGGCGTGCTCCTCGTGTTTCCCGGCCACGCCTCGGCTCAGGAAGAGGAAGGGGAAGAACCTGCGGCACCGGCATTCAGCGGGGTGCTCCTCAACGGCGAGGACCCGGTCGAAGGGGCCACGATCGACGTCCGCGGGAGCGACGGTGATTTCACCGGGAGCGTCGTCACCGAGGTCGACGGAAGCTGGCGGGTCGAGCTCCCGCCGCGCGGCGGCGTCTACGAGGTCGAGCTCGACCTGACCACCCTGCCGGAGGGCGTCGAGCTCAGCAACGCCGCGAGCGCCATCGCCTCCCCGCGCATCTCCCAACCCGGCCAGCAGCGGGTGGTGAACTTCCTGCTCGGGTCCGGGCTCACCGGGGGGACCTCGAACGCGGACCAGTTCGCCCAAGCCCTCGTCAACGGCCTGAAGTTCGGCCTGATCATCGCGATGAGTTCCATCGGACTGTCACTCATCTTCGGGACCACCGGTCTCATCAACTTCGCGCACGGTGAACTCGTCACGTTCGGTGCCGCGCTCGCGTGGTGGCTCAACACCCAGACGATCGAGGCCACGCTCATTCTCGCAACCGTCATCGCGGTGATCGGTGGTGCGGCGCTCGGCGGTGTCGCCGAGCTCGGACTGATGCGACCGCTCCGACGACGAAAGCTCGGTGCGTTCCAGTTCGTCGTCGTCACGATCGGCTGTTCACTGGTCGGGCGTCAGCTCATCCAGATCTGGATCGGCGAGGGCAACGAGAGCTATCGGCAGTACCAGATCCAGAAGCCCTGGGACATCGGCCCATTCGACCTCACCCCGCGCGACGCCTCGATCATCGGCGTGTCTCTGGTCGTCCTGATCGGCGTCGCCACCGTCCTCCAGCTCACCCGGATGGGCAAGGCGATGCGGGCGGTGTCCGACAACGCCGACCTCGCGTCGTCGTCGGGCATCGCGGTGAACCGCGTCATTCTCAGCGTGTGGGTCTCGGGCTCGGCGTTGGCCGCACTCGGCGGCGTGCTCTTCGGTCTGTCCGAAGTGGTCGAGTTCGACATGGGCTTCCGCTTCCTCCTCCTCATCTTCTCGGCCGTCGTTCTCGGTGGACTCGGCACCGCCTACGGGGCCATGGCCGGCGGCGTCGTCATCGGCCTCGTCACCGAGGTCAGCACCGTGTGGGTGCGTCCGGACCTGAAGTTCGTCTGGGCCCTACTGGTCCTCATCATCGTGTTGCTGGTGCGACCGCAGGGCATCCTCGGGAGCAAGGAGCGGGTCGGCTGA
- a CDS encoding branched-chain amino acid ABC transporter permease → MDIVTILLDGLRAGVGPNAAIFALLAIGLNIHYGYTGLNNFGQVGFMMVGAYGTSIAVVTWGWSLWISIPFGLVAAAGFALLLGIPTLRLRSDYFAITTIAAAEIIRFLIRSPASTDLTGGPFGLQGAAGAFRDINPYPESWAIRWRNFNFANPDLWLLTVAWITVIVITILLARLTSSPWGRVLRSIREDEDAARSLGKNVVGYKMQALVLGGMIGALGGVVDVLQTGGAVPEGFRAETTFFAYAALILGGAASRLGPVVGAMLFWFMRIGIESMVRDVSERSWPPDFLTDFLAGREGLISITCMGIMLVLLMVYRPQGLLGNREEVVLDAR, encoded by the coding sequence ATGGACATCGTCACGATTCTTCTCGATGGGCTTCGCGCCGGGGTCGGACCCAACGCCGCGATCTTCGCCCTCCTCGCCATCGGCCTCAACATCCACTACGGCTACACCGGCCTCAACAACTTCGGCCAGGTCGGCTTCATGATGGTCGGTGCCTACGGCACCTCGATCGCCGTGGTCACCTGGGGATGGAGCCTCTGGATCAGCATCCCCTTCGGTCTGGTCGCGGCCGCCGGGTTCGCCCTCCTCCTCGGCATCCCCACCCTCCGACTGCGCTCCGACTACTTCGCCATCACCACCATCGCCGCGGCCGAGATCATCCGATTCCTGATTCGTTCTCCGGCCTCGACCGACCTCACCGGCGGCCCGTTCGGCCTCCAGGGGGCCGCCGGGGCCTTCCGCGACATCAACCCCTACCCCGAGTCCTGGGCGATCCGGTGGCGAAACTTCAACTTCGCCAACCCCGACCTGTGGTTGCTCACCGTCGCATGGATCACCGTGATCGTGATCACGATTCTCCTCGCTCGCCTCACCAGCAGCCCGTGGGGCCGGGTGCTCCGTTCGATCCGTGAGGACGAGGACGCGGCGCGCAGCCTCGGCAAGAACGTGGTCGGCTACAAGATGCAGGCCCTGGTGCTCGGCGGGATGATCGGTGCGCTCGGTGGCGTGGTCGACGTTCTCCAGACGGGCGGTGCGGTGCCCGAGGGGTTCCGGGCCGAGACCACGTTCTTCGCCTACGCCGCGCTGATCCTGGGTGGTGCGGCGAGCCGACTCGGCCCGGTCGTGGGGGCGATGCTCTTCTGGTTCATGCGCATCGGGATCGAGAGCATGGTGCGCGACGTGTCCGAACGGTCCTGGCCTCCCGACTTTCTCACCGATTTCCTGGCCGGGCGCGAGGGTCTCATCTCCATCACCTGCATGGGGATCATGCTCGTGCTCCTGATGGTGTACCGACCGCAGGGACTGCTCGGCAACCGCGAAGAGGTGGTCCTCGATGCCCGCTGA
- a CDS encoding ABC transporter ATP-binding protein, translating to MPADTFAGVAPEPGVAKPDPILVVDGVVRRFGGLTAVDVDHLEIPRNAITALIGPNGAGKTTFFNLLTGFDTADEGEWSFDGIPLAGVAPHRVAKHGAVRTFQLTKALTRLSVLENMMLGAVDHPGERFTRAMFPTTWRSTEHRVEQRAEAMLERFNLSHMRDEYAGTLSGGQRRLLEMARAMMTEPTLLMLDEPMAGVNPALVQSLLSHVTDLRDQGTTVVFVEHDMDVVMKISDWVVVLAQGSVIAEGTPADIVTNERVIDAYLGDPTEDS from the coding sequence ATGCCCGCTGACACCTTCGCCGGCGTTGCGCCCGAACCGGGGGTGGCCAAGCCCGATCCGATCCTCGTGGTCGATGGGGTCGTTCGCCGCTTCGGCGGGCTCACGGCCGTGGACGTCGACCATCTCGAGATACCCCGCAACGCGATCACGGCGCTCATCGGCCCCAACGGCGCCGGGAAGACGACGTTCTTCAACCTCCTCACCGGGTTCGACACCGCCGACGAGGGCGAATGGTCCTTCGACGGGATCCCGCTCGCCGGCGTGGCCCCCCATCGTGTGGCCAAGCACGGCGCCGTACGAACCTTCCAGCTCACCAAGGCGCTCACCCGCCTGTCGGTGCTCGAGAACATGATGCTCGGCGCGGTCGATCACCCGGGCGAGCGATTCACCCGGGCAATGTTCCCCACCACGTGGCGTTCGACCGAACACCGCGTCGAGCAGCGGGCCGAGGCGATGCTCGAACGCTTCAACCTCTCACACATGCGCGACGAGTACGCGGGCACCCTCTCCGGCGGACAACGCCGGCTGCTCGAGATGGCTCGGGCGATGATGACCGAACCGACGCTGCTCATGCTCGACGAGCCGATGGCCGGGGTGAACCCTGCGCTCGTGCAGTCGCTGCTCAGCCATGTCACCGACCTTCGGGATCAGGGCACCACGGTCGTGTTCGTGGAACACGACATGGACGTCGTGATGAAGATCAGCGACTGGGTCGTGGTGCTGGCGCAGGGTTCGGTGATCGCCGAGGGCACGCCGGCCGACATCGTGACCAACGAGCGGGTGATCGACGCCTATCTCGGCGACCCCACGGAGGACAGCTGA
- a CDS encoding ABC transporter ATP-binding protein, producing the protein MALIEATDLVAGYVPDVNILNGASLTLNEGEIVGIIGPNGAGKSTLLKSMFGLVDIREGELTLRGQSIRRKRADELVGLGIGYVPQSDNVFPRLTVRENLEMGCFQKPKIFVERFAAVVELFPLLADRAGQRAGSLSGGERQMVAMSRALMMDPSVILLDEPSAGLSPAFQAQVFKQVTVINAAGVSVIMVEQNAQRCLEICDRGYVLDQGRNAHTGSGQELMHDEKVIELYLGSLAARG; encoded by the coding sequence ATGGCGCTCATCGAAGCAACGGATCTCGTGGCCGGCTACGTGCCCGATGTCAACATCCTCAACGGTGCATCGCTCACCCTGAACGAGGGCGAGATCGTCGGCATCATCGGTCCGAACGGCGCGGGCAAGTCCACCCTGCTCAAGTCCATGTTCGGCCTCGTCGACATCCGCGAGGGTGAACTGACCCTGCGGGGACAATCGATCCGCCGGAAGCGGGCCGACGAACTCGTGGGTCTCGGAATCGGCTACGTGCCCCAGAGCGACAATGTGTTCCCCCGTCTCACGGTTCGCGAGAACCTGGAGATGGGTTGCTTCCAGAAGCCGAAGATCTTCGTCGAGCGCTTCGCGGCGGTCGTCGAGCTCTTCCCCCTCCTCGCCGACCGAGCGGGCCAGCGCGCCGGGTCGCTCTCCGGCGGCGAGCGGCAGATGGTGGCGATGAGTCGCGCCCTGATGATGGATCCCTCGGTGATCCTGCTCGACGAGCCGTCGGCCGGTCTCTCTCCGGCCTTCCAGGCGCAGGTCTTCAAGCAGGTGACAGTGATCAACGCGGCCGGGGTTTCGGTCATCATGGTCGAACAGAACGCGCAGCGTTGCCTCGAGATCTGCGACCGCGGCTACGTGCTCGATCAGGGTCGCAACGCCCACACCGGCAGCGGTCAGGAACTGATGCACGACGAGAAGGTCATCGAGCTCTACCTCGGGTCCCTCGCCGCCCGAGGCTGA
- a CDS encoding ABC transporter substrate-binding protein: MKLSRKLLMLLAVLLSFSLIAAACGDDDDEADTGDDTTDTTDEDATDDEGDMADDEGDMDDEGTASGDEFVIGTVLPETGGLAFLGPPQTEGAALAAEDLAAAGANVRLITGDSGTDGAVAQETVARLLGEGANAIVGAAASGVSQDIIQTLFDNKIPQCSGSNTSPAFTGQENAGYYFRTVPPDEAVSPIIADVVAGAGHTNVAIVARADDYGNALAGLVAGELDGLGVANTTVSYDPENVASDAVVGQVGDAGADAVVIIGFDEAFPIIQAALEAGVTPDAMYGADGVFSNTLNASIDESNPNVIDGMTLIGASGGADFNARLTERTDGNLIYGGQVYDCVITLALAYAQAGSTDGDALIAAAIEVTNDDGGDTTCTTYADCAAAIEAGEGINYDGVAGPIDLDEGGDPTFGRYAIAEFQDGVLTAVDSQDIDLNF, encoded by the coding sequence ATGAAGCTTTCACGCAAGCTGTTGATGTTGCTTGCCGTGCTGCTCTCGTTCTCGCTCATCGCTGCCGCATGTGGCGACGATGACGACGAGGCAGACACCGGCGACGACACCACTGACACCACCGACGAGGACGCCACCGACGACGAAGGCGACATGGCCGACGACGAAGGCGACATGGACGACGAGGGCACGGCCTCCGGCGACGAGTTCGTCATCGGCACCGTCCTGCCCGAGACCGGCGGACTCGCGTTCCTCGGCCCACCCCAGACCGAGGGTGCTGCGCTCGCCGCGGAAGACCTCGCTGCGGCCGGTGCCAACGTTCGTCTGATCACGGGTGACTCCGGCACCGACGGTGCCGTCGCCCAGGAAACCGTGGCCCGACTGCTCGGCGAAGGCGCCAACGCCATCGTTGGTGCCGCGGCTTCGGGTGTGTCCCAGGACATCATCCAGACGCTCTTCGACAACAAGATCCCGCAGTGCTCGGGATCCAACACGTCGCCGGCCTTCACCGGCCAGGAGAACGCCGGCTACTACTTCCGTACCGTGCCGCCGGACGAGGCTGTCTCGCCCATCATCGCCGACGTCGTCGCCGGTGCCGGTCACACCAACGTGGCCATCGTGGCGCGCGCCGACGACTACGGCAACGCGCTCGCCGGCCTCGTTGCGGGTGAGCTCGACGGTCTCGGCGTGGCCAACACGACGGTCAGCTACGACCCGGAGAACGTCGCATCGGACGCCGTCGTCGGTCAGGTCGGCGATGCCGGCGCCGATGCCGTCGTCATCATCGGCTTCGACGAGGCGTTCCCGATCATCCAGGCCGCCCTCGAGGCGGGCGTCACCCCTGATGCCATGTACGGCGCCGACGGCGTGTTCTCGAACACACTGAACGCCTCGATCGACGAGTCGAACCCGAACGTCATCGACGGCATGACGCTCATCGGCGCCTCTGGTGGTGCGGACTTCAACGCCCGTCTCACCGAGCGCACCGACGGCAACCTGATCTACGGCGGTCAGGTCTACGACTGTGTGATCACGCTGGCCCTCGCCTACGCCCAGGCCGGCAGCACCGATGGTGATGCGCTCATCGCCGCAGCCATCGAGGTCACCAACGACGACGGTGGCGACACCACCTGCACCACCTATGCCGATTGTGCTGCAGCCATCGAGGCCGGCGAAGGCATCAACTACGACGGTGTGGCCGGTCCGATCGATCTCGACGAGGGAGGCGACCCGACCTTCGGGCGCTACGCCATCGCCGAGTTCCAGGACGGCGTCCTCACCGCGGTCGATTCCCAGGACATCGACCTGAACTTCTGA